Proteins from a genomic interval of Cheilinus undulatus linkage group 15, ASM1832078v1, whole genome shotgun sequence:
- the LOC121522992 gene encoding histamine N-methyltransferase-like, with translation MAEETKQTCYEGSYVHSFQFYLEHSGEHKAILKCANNVLPAEFQRIAAGKSSFDVLGVGSGGGEVDVQMLTLLQSTVPAVPITADIVEGSAALVENFKALVAKTTNLQKIPFAWHVMGSEDYEKQVKAKGNMKKFDFIHMIQMIYYVDNLSNTIKFYHSLLKNNGRLMIIVEAADGGWDTLWKTFKKELCVDAITEYRSSAEIIASLKNQGLKYEEHAIPNSFDISECFNPESKTGERLLNFMTGQIFYQAFTPEIRAGMLDLLRNKCSTEKDGRVLFNSKLSCILVHA, from the exons ATGGCTGAGGAGACAAAGCAGACTTGCTACGAAGGCAGTTATGTCCACAGCTTTCAGTTCTACCTCGAACATTCAGGAGAGCACAAGGCCATTCTAAAGTGTGCCAACAACGTCCTGCCAGCAGAATTTCAGAG AATTGCAGCAGGTAAAAGCAGCTTTGATGTTCTTGGAGTTGGAAGTGGTGGAG GGGAGGTGGATGTCCAGATGCTCACTCTCCTTCAGTCTACCGTCCCTGCTGTCCCGATTACTGCTGACATTGTGGAGGGCAGTGCTGCACTTGTGGAAAACTTCAAAG CTTTGGTAGCAAAGACAACCAACCTTCAGAAGATTCCATTTGCTTGGCATGTCATGGGCAGTGAGGATTATGAAAAGCAAGTCAAGGCAAAAGGAAACATGAAGAAATTTGACTTCATACACATGATTCag ATGATCTACTATGTGGATAACCTTTCCAACACTATTAAGTTCTACCACAGCCTCCTAAAGAACAACGGCAGGCTTATGATCATTGTTGAAGCAG CTGATGGTGGCTGGGACACCCTGTGGAAGACTTTCAAGAAAGAGCTCTGCGTGGATGCCATCACAGAATACCGCTCATCAGCAGAGATAATTGCTAGTCTGAAGAACCAGGGTCTGAAATATGAGGAGCATGCCATTCCCAACTCCTTTGACATCTCTGAGTGCTTTAATCCAGAGAGCAAGACTGGAGAACGGCTTCTGAATTTCATGACAGGGCAGATCTTTTACCAGGCCTTCACCCCTGAGATAAGAGCTGGCATGTTGGACCTTCTCAGAAACAAATGCAGCACTGAAAAAGATGGCAGAGTGCTCTTCAACAGCAAGCTGAGCTGCATACTAGTTCATGCTTGA